In Deltaproteobacteria bacterium, one genomic interval encodes:
- a CDS encoding DUF3341 domain-containing protein, which produces MPADKYVLGLFTSEDKTVSAMQAMSEAPWQIERVHSPIPSERILDSLAVKKSRLGYFTLAGGIVGFFAGLALAVFTATRWHLIVWGKPVVAWIPFFIVGFEFTILFSVLANVLGLIMLSDLPDLNWSEHYDPRCSGEHFGILARCPDGRQQELAEFFRTQGGEPRLFEEN; this is translated from the coding sequence ATGCCGGCTGACAAATATGTCCTCGGCCTGTTTACCAGCGAAGACAAGACTGTCAGCGCAATGCAGGCCATGTCGGAGGCACCGTGGCAAATCGAACGAGTCCACTCCCCGATTCCCAGCGAGCGGATACTCGATAGTCTTGCTGTGAAAAAGAGCCGCCTGGGTTATTTCACTCTCGCCGGGGGGATTGTTGGCTTTTTTGCCGGCCTGGCTCTGGCGGTGTTTACTGCCACTCGCTGGCATCTCATTGTCTGGGGCAAACCAGTGGTGGCCTGGATACCTTTTTTCATCGTAGGCTTCGAATTCACCATCCTTTTTTCCGTATTGGCCAATGTCCTGGGGTTGATCATGCTCAGTGATTTGCCGGACCTCAACTGGAGTGAGCACTACGACCCCCGCTGCTCTGGAGAACATTTCGGTATACTGGCCAGGTGCCCGGATGGACGGCAGCAGGAGCTGGCCGAATTCTTTCGCACCCAGGGGGGAGAACCTAGACTATTCGAGGAGAACTGA